The genomic segment ATAAAATCGATTTCAGCGCACGGAGGCCCGAGCGCGACGCCGCGCGAGGGCGATGGAGCCCCAAGAGGCGAAGCCGATTGGCGAGGCGAACTTGGTGAGGGGGTTTTCCGCCGCACCCGCACACCCCCTCACCAACAAAATCTAACACTTAGCCTTCGGCTAAGCTGTTGATTTTGTAACCTCTCCCACAAGGGGAGAGGCGGAGGCTGCCGGCGGGCAGGACGGGCTCCCTCCCCCTTGTGGGGAGGGTTGGGGAGGGGAAAGGCCACAAGCGCTAGGCCCCCAGGGAAAGACGGGCAGACCGAAAAGATGAGGATCTGAATGATGAGCCGGTATCACCCTCTTCGCGACCATTTGCTCCGGGTCAACGTATCCCGCTGGAAAGCAGCATTCGCGGAAATAGAAGACATTCTTGGCGGACCGCTGCCGGCCAGCGCCCACAAGTATCCAGCATGGTGGTCGAACGAAACCGTTGGCAATCATGTTCAGAAGCAGGGCTGGATGGGTGCGGGATACAGAACCGCGGAACTCGACTTGGCGAAAAGGACGGTTATTTTCGTCAAAAGCGGATGAGGCGCCCGAAGACTTGCACCCCTCCTCTCCCCTTGTGGGAGAGGATAGTTCGCCCCAAGAGGCGAAGCCGATTGGCGCGGCGAACTTGGTGAGGGGGGCCTTTCCCATTGCTACCAGCCCCCCCTCACCAACAAAATCTAACACTTAGCCTTCGGCTAAGCTGTTGATTTTGTAACCTCTCCCACAAGGGGAGAGTGGAGGTTGCCGGACGTCAGAAAACGATCCGACGTTCTGTACAGCGGCAAACGCCTTGAGCCACCAGCGAAAGGCGGATAGTTTGCAGTGTCGGCTGATGGACAAATCACACGTGCGGCACCCATTTTCCCCCTGGTGGGGGAGAACGGAGTTCAGCGACATCGGTACTCAGACTGTTTGTCTACTCGGAAGTCACACCTTCAACCTCAGTCGTCGCTTCGGAAACCGGCGCGACCGTCTTGGGAGACACAGCAAGCTGAGATGCGATCTCCTCGCCTAGTTGCGAAATGATACTCGAATCCTCGTTCTCGATATAAGCCGGGCTCTTGTCCTCGATCATCGGCAGAGGTTCACCATAATACCAGTCTTTTCTGCGGCCATCGTCCTTCTTCCGGGACCGCTTCTCAAAGATATCTCGGTATCTGCGGGGAGATATCCCTACAAAAGGCCGGAAGAGAACTTTTTTTTCGGCGAGATCATCCTCGAATGTTATCGAATCCGAGTTGAGTTCAACCGCGTAGCTTTTTGGATAGGGCTCAAGGTATACCAAAGACCGTATACCCGAAGAGACTATGTGCTTAGCACACATGTGACACGGGAAGGTCGTGCAATACATTGTCGCGCCCCTAATGCTTACACCGGTTCTGGCAGCATCCGTTATCGCAGACATTTCAGCATGAATCATTCGACCAAACTCTATGATGTCCATAACCTGAGAGTCTTTAATATCGTCATGCCCCATGATCTCGCGCAATTGCTCAACCGCATTGCTCTTCGAGGAAAGTTCCTTGGACAAGAAACCCGCTTTGTTCATCCTTTCAAGGAGATCATGAAGCATCTCCAGTTTTCGAGAGTGATTTGCATCCCGGCCCCGTTCGAAGTCACGCTGCGCATTCTCGCCGTCCTCTGCCCAATAGGTACCCCCAAAAGCCTTTGGAACCTCATTGCAGCCCATTGCAAGAATCTCACCCGCTCCAGTGAAAATTGACGCTCCTACTTGGCGAGAAAGATCTATTGAACGCAGAGAAGCTGCCGCGGCCGTGTACATCCCATACTCCATCTTAGTAGGAGAACGACCATTGTGACCAAAGAACGCTTCAAAAAAACGCTTTAGCGTGTCATCAATATTATTCTTATTCATTCCATATACAAAAATGTCTCCGAGATGGTATATGTTCGATATTTTTTGTCCGAAACTACCAATACCCTCATCAAAGTCTTTCTTT from the Clostridia bacterium genome contains:
- a CDS encoding anti-phage dCTP deaminase; amino-acid sequence: MEDSQRPEIVIGLVGPIGVDLDYVQETIVQELGKLKYRSIPLRITELMKAIPTGIEIDETSFSAKYQSLIAYANMVCKIAKSSAALAAMAVARIRAERALVTSDPETPALGHAYIIRQFKRPQEIDLMRKTYGRKFIQISVSASEKERRAEIARKIKEFDESTRDKDDCEKEAIDLIKKDFDEGIGSFGQKISNIYHLGDIFVYGMNKNNIDDTLKRFFEAFFGHNGRSPTKMEYGMYTAAAASLRSIDLSRQVGASIFTGAGEILAMGCNEVPKAFGGTYWAEDGENAQRDFERGRDANHSRKLEMLHDLLERMNKAGFLSKELSSKSNAVEQLREIMGHDDIKDSQVMDIIEFGRMIHAEMSAITDAARTGVSIRGATMYCTTFPCHMCAKHIVSSGIRSLVYLEPYPKSYAVELNSDSITFEDDLAEKKVLFRPFVGISPRRYRDIFEKRSRKKDDGRRKDWYYGEPLPMIEDKSPAYIENEDSSIISQLGEEIASQLAVSPKTVAPVSEATTEVEGVTSE